The following are from one region of the Melioribacteraceae bacterium 4301-Me genome:
- a CDS encoding T9SS type A sorting domain-containing protein, with protein sequence MKRFSFLFLVLFISSSLLTAQDVFQRTSTIPILKYETGGGGFGGVIAGVDFDGDGRTEIYACNTNFVDRDGELIPRIYKFEWNEATATWDSVWSAVAPLTLQNTWPALTWGDLDKDGKPEIYWGPVNYSPYPELPRILVYEYPGDGSDNMGVDDGFGGFNPNASTPIVKGDGINLRPIKFEIRDIDNDGTDELIFVERGNSYQYGVLSVSNIPDNGDGSETWTLEASGFNDPNLSGTGAKYDFSIIGNIIYLFGGNGLVYPVKYADGTWTSLPPLHGVANEYGSFKGSVTADLDGDGVDEIVLGGWGNPTRVFVLKQAGDTLQTFDVTDTLIDVHTLNGAAKGDLDSDGKLDFVFGTRGSPASVPNNAVLRVEFQGGDISDRANYKTSIIDSLLVPAPGGTGGQLDVVYIANIDGDTDDEVLYTQGYTRGVSNDTTADLAIVELKHTPTAVREITRGELPTNIYLEQNYPNPFNPTTIIRFGLSVSTNVTLKVYDILGREVTTLISNEQMNAGKFEIKFDASGLASGTYIYKLTAGNNVISKKMQLIK encoded by the coding sequence ATGAAGCGTTTTTCCTTTTTATTTTTAGTTCTATTTATCTCATCATCACTATTAACAGCACAGGATGTTTTTCAGAGAACATCTACTATTCCAATCCTTAAATATGAAACAGGGGGTGGTGGATTTGGGGGTGTTATTGCTGGGGTAGATTTTGACGGTGATGGTCGGACTGAAATCTATGCGTGCAATACTAATTTTGTTGATAGGGATGGTGAGCTTATCCCACGAATTTACAAGTTTGAATGGAACGAAGCTACGGCTACGTGGGATTCCGTTTGGAGTGCAGTAGCTCCTTTAACGCTTCAAAATACATGGCCAGCGCTAACATGGGGTGATTTAGATAAGGACGGTAAACCGGAAATATACTGGGGACCAGTTAATTATAGTCCTTATCCCGAACTGCCAAGAATCTTGGTATATGAATACCCAGGTGACGGAAGTGACAATATGGGAGTTGATGATGGTTTCGGCGGATTTAACCCTAATGCCAGCACTCCAATAGTAAAGGGAGATGGCATAAATTTGAGGCCAATAAAATTTGAAATTCGCGATATTGATAACGACGGAACTGATGAACTAATTTTCGTTGAAAGGGGAAACTCTTATCAATACGGCGTTCTTTCAGTAAGCAACATTCCGGATAACGGTGACGGCTCTGAAACATGGACACTCGAAGCAAGTGGTTTTAATGACCCAAACTTATCTGGCACAGGTGCAAAATACGATTTTAGTATTATTGGTAATATTATTTATCTTTTTGGGGGCAACGGTTTAGTATATCCTGTAAAGTACGCTGATGGAACATGGACATCGTTACCTCCATTACATGGTGTAGCAAACGAATACGGCTCTTTTAAAGGTTCAGTAACTGCCGATTTAGATGGTGATGGCGTTGATGAAATTGTTTTAGGCGGCTGGGGTAATCCCACTAGAGTTTTTGTTCTTAAACAAGCTGGTGATACTCTACAAACTTTTGATGTTACCGACACACTAATTGATGTGCACACACTTAATGGCGCTGCAAAAGGAGATCTTGACAGTGACGGCAAATTGGATTTTGTATTTGGTACTAGAGGCAGTCCAGCAAGTGTTCCAAATAATGCTGTCCTTAGAGTTGAATTTCAAGGGGGAGACATTTCCGACCGCGCTAATTATAAAACATCAATAATTGATTCATTGCTAGTACCTGCCCCTGGAGGAACTGGTGGGCAACTCGATGTTGTTTACATAGCTAACATTGACGGCGATACTGATGACGAAGTACTTTATACCCAAGGCTATACCAGAGGGGTTTCTAATGATACCACTGCGGACCTTGCAATCGTAGAACTTAAACATACTCCCACAGCTGTAAGAGAAATTACTCGTGGTGAACTTCCGACAAATATTTATTTAGAACAAAATTATCCTAACCCATTTAACCCAACAACTATTATTAGATTTGGACTTTCTGTAAGTACAAACGTAACTTTGAAAGTTTATGATATTTTGGGACGTGAGGTCACCACATTAATTAGCAATGAACAAATGAACGCAGGAAAATTTGAAATTAAGTTCGATGCTTCAGGTTTAGCAAGTGGAACTTATATTTATAAGCTTACTGCGGGTAACAATGTTATATCTAAAAAAATGCAGTTAATCAAATAA
- a CDS encoding nucleotidyltransferase domain-containing protein, with amino-acid sequence MRLKKEYIEIIKSAVKYYFGESTQVFLFGSRTDDNKKGGDIDLYIETDIKDHVFEKKIKLLRKLHKELGEQKIDIVINNFTGDKYIYRAAKEEGIPL; translated from the coding sequence ATGAGGTTAAAGAAAGAATATATTGAAATTATCAAAAGCGCAGTCAAGTACTATTTTGGGGAGAGCACTCAAGTCTTTCTTTTTGGGTCGCGGACTGATGATAATAAAAAAGGCGGGGATATTGATTTATACATAGAGACAGATATAAAAGACCATGTATTTGAGAAAAAAATCAAGCTGCTTAGAAAACTTCATAAAGAACTGGGCGAACAAAAAATTGATATCGTAATTAATAATTTTACTGGTGATAAGTACATTTATCGAGCAGCTAAAGAAGAGGGAATTCCATTATGA